In Syntrophales bacterium, the following are encoded in one genomic region:
- a CDS encoding nitroreductase family protein: protein MESVIEIVGRRVSCRSFDGRPLEPMDTESLRQALAEVRRTPFGNRVRFTLLDLDGGDPGQARLGTYGVIRGARTFLAGAVMAGARAMEDFGHAMETMILRATEQNLGTCWLGGTFSRSGFASAMNLTEDEIIPAVTPVGYPAGKRTLTDRIFRFTASSDKRMPWGDLFFSETWDRSLDRDAAGPWVPVLECVRLGPSASNKQPWRILRRGADHHLFLKRTPRYGDFPGGIRLQNVDLGIAMCHFEAAARELGLDGQWAVEASPPEAPGREYIATWKRAPAA, encoded by the coding sequence ATGGAATCCGTGATCGAGATCGTCGGCAGGCGCGTTTCCTGCCGCTCCTTTGACGGCCGTCCCCTCGAACCGATGGACACCGAATCGCTTCGGCAGGCCCTGGCGGAGGTCCGCCGGACGCCTTTCGGAAACCGGGTCCGCTTCACCCTGCTCGACCTCGACGGGGGGGATCCCGGACAGGCCCGGCTGGGGACCTACGGCGTGATCCGGGGCGCCAGGACGTTCCTCGCCGGCGCGGTGATGGCGGGTGCGCGCGCCATGGAAGACTTCGGCCACGCCATGGAGACGATGATCCTCCGCGCGACGGAGCAGAACCTTGGAACCTGCTGGCTCGGCGGCACCTTCAGCCGGAGCGGCTTCGCCTCCGCCATGAACCTCACGGAGGACGAAATCATCCCGGCCGTGACGCCGGTGGGCTACCCGGCGGGAAAGCGCACCCTGACGGACCGGATCTTCCGTTTTACCGCCTCTTCGGACAAACGCATGCCCTGGGGCGATCTTTTCTTCAGCGAGACCTGGGACCGGTCCCTCGACCGCGACGCGGCAGGCCCCTGGGTGCCGGTGCTCGAATGCGTCCGGCTCGGGCCGTCAGCGTCGAACAAACAGCCCTGGCGCATCCTCCGCCGGGGAGCGGATCACCACCTGTTCCTGAAACGGACGCCCCGGTACGGAGATTTCCCCGGCGGCATCCGTCTCCAGAACGTCGACCTGGGCATCGCCATGTGCCACTTCGAGGCGGCGGCCCGGGAACTCGGACTGGACGGGCAGTGGGCCGTCGAGGCGTCCCCGCCGGAGGCTCCCGGACGGGAATACATCGCCACCTGGAAAAGAGCGCCCGCCGCCTGA
- a CDS encoding cysteine dioxygenase family protein, with protein sequence MNLTEFNSLFHSLLEAEQDTATVLREGRLLLTELLGRREWFAEFIDRLLTDRALLAEQKPSLWPNEITLHRHPDGSFQILAYIWEPGSMDTVHDHGAWGIVGSYINKIRERKFRRLDDGTVEGFAELEETADRILMPREITVVRPLDDGIHQMENINDTVAVTVNVYGRTVRKGYSRYFYPERKTVQRVYPPRTYKEVLLLRSLGTIREPWAEEILTHASRNSMPDYIRRECDLALSAVNNGREAPARQEPPL encoded by the coding sequence ATGAATCTGACCGAGTTCAACTCCCTCTTTCACAGCCTCCTCGAAGCAGAGCAGGACACGGCGACCGTCCTTCGCGAGGGGCGACTTCTCCTGACGGAGCTCCTGGGCCGCCGCGAGTGGTTCGCCGAGTTCATCGACCGGCTCCTGACGGACCGGGCGCTCCTGGCCGAGCAGAAGCCCTCCCTCTGGCCCAACGAGATCACCCTCCACCGCCATCCCGACGGCTCGTTCCAGATCCTGGCCTACATCTGGGAACCCGGCTCCATGGACACGGTCCACGACCACGGCGCCTGGGGAATCGTCGGGTCCTACATCAACAAGATCCGGGAGCGGAAATTCCGCCGCCTCGACGACGGGACCGTCGAGGGGTTTGCCGAGCTGGAGGAGACGGCGGACCGCATCCTCATGCCCCGGGAGATCACCGTGGTGCGCCCCCTGGACGACGGGATCCACCAGATGGAAAACATCAACGACACCGTGGCCGTCACCGTCAACGTCTACGGGAGGACCGTCCGCAAGGGCTACAGCCGGTACTTCTACCCGGAGAGGAAGACCGTGCAGCGAGTCTATCCCCCGCGGACCTACAAGGAAGTCCTCCTGCTCCGCTCCCTCGGGACGATCCGGGAGCCCTGGGCGGAGGAGATCCTGACCCATGCCTCCCGCAACTCCATGCCGGACTACATCCGCCGGGAATGCGATCTTGCCCTGTCCGCCGTGAACAACGGCCGGGAGGCGCCGGCCCGGCAGGAACCGCCCCTCTGA
- a CDS encoding rhomboid family intramembrane serine protease gives MIPIRDSVRSRRFPAVNTVLIVLNVAFFLVEVAQGEALETFLLTWSLVPARLTNPSLSAYFSWFHQASTFVTYMFLHGGFWHLLGNMWFLYIFGDNVEDRLGHPRYLLFYLLCGIASGVIHFISAPGSPMPTVGASGAIAGVMGAYLVLYPRARVLTLIPIIIFPWFVEIPAFVFLGIWILVQFLSAALTAGQASGVAWWAHVGGFIVGIAFLKIILWLPETGMSRKMGEATVRERSPRLQRTGALEREGEGNLLGVLEITPREAREGTKKVVTVPSGIRDRLIRVAVPPGVRDGTVLRLQGGGVPGEAGGRGDLFLTVRVS, from the coding sequence ATGATTCCCATCCGCGACTCCGTCCGTTCCCGCCGCTTCCCGGCCGTCAACACGGTCCTGATCGTGCTCAACGTCGCCTTTTTCCTGGTGGAGGTCGCCCAGGGAGAGGCCCTGGAGACGTTCCTCCTGACCTGGAGCCTGGTGCCGGCCCGGCTCACCAATCCCTCCCTGTCGGCTTACTTTTCCTGGTTCCACCAGGCATCGACCTTCGTCACCTACATGTTTCTCCACGGTGGCTTCTGGCACCTGCTGGGCAACATGTGGTTCCTCTACATCTTCGGCGACAATGTGGAGGACCGGCTCGGGCATCCCCGGTACCTGCTGTTCTACCTCCTCTGCGGAATCGCCTCGGGGGTGATCCATTTCATCTCGGCACCGGGATCGCCGATGCCCACGGTGGGTGCCAGCGGGGCCATCGCCGGCGTCATGGGGGCCTATCTCGTCCTCTATCCCCGGGCGCGGGTCCTGACGTTGATCCCGATCATCATCTTTCCCTGGTTCGTCGAAATCCCGGCCTTTGTCTTCCTGGGGATCTGGATCCTCGTCCAGTTCCTGAGCGCCGCCCTGACGGCGGGCCAGGCCTCGGGCGTGGCGTGGTGGGCCCACGTCGGCGGATTCATTGTGGGAATTGCGTTCCTGAAAATCATACTTTGGCTTCCGGAGACCGGCATGTCCAGAAAGATGGGCGAGGCCACCGTCCGGGAGCGCAGCCCGCGCCTGCAGAGAACCGGCGCCCTGGAGAGGGAAGGGGAGGGGAATCTCCTGGGCGTCCTGGAGATCACTCCCCGGGAGGCCCGGGAGGGAACGAAAAAGGTCGTGACGGTCCCGAGCGGCATCCGGGACCGGCTCATCCGGGTGGCCGTGCCGCCGGGCGTCCGGGACGGGACGGTCCTGCGCCTTCAGGGAGGAGGGGTACCGGGAGAGGCAGGCGGACGAGGCGATCTCTTCCTGACGGTGCGCGTTTCCTGA
- a CDS encoding 4Fe-4S dicluster domain-containing protein encodes MDPQALREKIIAFSRDAGADLVGIAPADRWDKDGRVPPDFRPAALWPPARSVVVLGLGMPLPMVETTPSIVHMELYRTVNRKLDLLAYDLTMLLNRLGVASYFFPRDGFSSLKPFHERPVAAFSHVMAAYYAGLGTVGASHCLLTPAFGPRVRFVSVFTAADLPADTPLEKDLCIRCGACADCCPKKAITLRKDRVVGDYNMPACLEMAEELTRRRCYPCGICTKVCPIGEDRKLYREKGAMKKYRQEAEALAADPDDPRYRSWTHVRRYGTP; translated from the coding sequence GTGGATCCCCAGGCCCTGAGAGAAAAGATCATCGCATTCAGCCGGGATGCCGGCGCCGACCTGGTGGGCATCGCCCCCGCGGACCGCTGGGACAAGGACGGCCGCGTCCCGCCGGACTTCCGCCCCGCCGCCCTGTGGCCGCCCGCCCGGAGCGTTGTCGTTCTGGGCCTCGGAATGCCCCTGCCCATGGTGGAGACGACACCCTCCATCGTCCACATGGAACTGTACCGCACGGTCAACCGGAAGCTGGACCTCCTGGCCTACGATCTCACCATGCTCCTGAACCGCCTGGGGGTGGCCTCCTACTTTTTTCCCCGGGACGGCTTCAGCAGCCTGAAGCCCTTCCATGAGCGGCCCGTGGCGGCCTTCAGCCACGTCATGGCGGCGTACTACGCCGGCCTGGGAACCGTCGGGGCGAGCCACTGCCTCCTGACGCCGGCCTTCGGTCCCCGGGTCCGCTTCGTCTCGGTCTTCACGGCGGCCGACCTGCCTGCCGACACCCCCCTGGAAAAGGACCTCTGCATCCGCTGCGGCGCCTGCGCCGACTGCTGTCCCAAGAAGGCCATCACCCTCCGGAAGGACCGGGTCGTCGGTGACTACAACATGCCGGCCTGCCTGGAGATGGCGGAGGAGCTGACCCGCCGCCGCTGCTACCCATGCGGGATCTGCACGAAGGTTTGCCCCATCGGGGAAGACCGCAAGCTCTACCGGGAAAAAGGAGCCATGAAGAAGTACCGCCAGGAGGCTGAAGCGCTGGCGGCGGATCCGGACGATCCGCGATACCGCTCCTGGACCCACGTCCGCCGGTACGGGACCCCTTGA
- a CDS encoding PfkB family carbohydrate kinase, producing the protein MRRKATSPQHRVFGLGQCSLDALGRIAAYPPPDVKCEFSGLTVQGGGPVATALAALSRWGVACTFAGVVGDDTAGDAIRASLLAEGIDTAGLVTRPGALSQQAFIFAEPARKGRRTIFWQRPTGDPLRPEEVDLERLLRAHAFHTDGLFIESALFAADEARKAGIPVVVDAGTLREGMLDLARRSDCFIASETFGRALAGDDFPGEALKRMAALGPGLVAVTLGAEGYAALLDGRIVRKPAWPARAVDTTGCGDVFHAGFVYGLLNGWEHARSLDFGAWAAARVSRRLGGREGIPTLRQVRAAGYR; encoded by the coding sequence ATGAGACGGAAAGCGACCTCCCCGCAGCACCGCGTGTTCGGCCTCGGGCAGTGCTCCCTGGATGCCCTGGGGAGGATCGCGGCCTACCCGCCGCCGGATGTGAAATGCGAGTTTTCCGGGCTGACCGTCCAGGGGGGCGGTCCCGTCGCCACGGCCCTGGCGGCCCTGTCCCGGTGGGGGGTCGCCTGCACCTTCGCGGGGGTCGTCGGCGACGACACGGCCGGCGATGCCATCCGCGCGTCCCTCCTTGCCGAGGGCATCGACACGGCAGGCCTCGTCACACGCCCCGGCGCCCTCTCCCAGCAGGCCTTCATCTTCGCCGAGCCGGCCCGGAAAGGCCGCCGCACCATCTTCTGGCAGCGCCCCACCGGCGATCCCCTCCGTCCTGAAGAAGTGGACCTGGAGAGGCTCCTCCGGGCCCATGCCTTTCACACCGACGGCCTGTTCATCGAGTCGGCCCTGTTCGCCGCGGACGAGGCCCGGAAGGCGGGAATCCCCGTCGTGGTCGACGCCGGGACGCTCCGGGAGGGAATGCTGGACCTGGCGAGGCGAAGCGACTGCTTCATCGCCTCGGAGACCTTCGGCCGTGCCCTGGCGGGGGACGACTTCCCCGGGGAGGCCCTGAAGCGGATGGCGGCCCTGGGGCCGGGTCTCGTCGCTGTCACCCTGGGCGCGGAGGGATACGCCGCCCTCCTCGACGGCCGGATCGTCCGCAAGCCCGCTTGGCCGGCCAGGGCGGTGGACACCACGGGCTGCGGCGACGTCTTCCACGCCGGATTCGTCTATGGCCTCCTGAACGGCTGGGAGCACGCACGCTCCCTCGACTTCGGCGCCTGGGCCGCCGCAAGGGTGAGCCGCCGCCTCGGCGGCCGGGAAGGAATCCCGACGCTCCGCCAGGTCCGGGCGGCGGGATATCGGTGA